The following are from one region of the Thiocapsa rosea genome:
- a CDS encoding type II toxin-antitoxin system RelE/ParE family toxin, whose protein sequence is MYRLSICDQVMAIQAFRCAETRRLFERLRVKRFVNIEGPARRKLIYLDAARDLSDLRIPPGNRLEALRGDRYGQHSIRINDQWRLCFVWSADGPTEVEIVAYH, encoded by the coding sequence ATGTATCGTTTATCGATCTGCGATCAGGTCATGGCGATCCAAGCCTTCCGATGCGCCGAGACGAGACGCTTGTTCGAGCGCCTGCGGGTGAAGCGCTTCGTAAATATCGAGGGTCCGGCGCGGCGTAAACTGATTTATCTCGATGCGGCCCGTGATCTGTCGGATCTGCGCATCCCTCCGGGCAATCGTCTCGAAGCCTTACGCGGTGACCGGTATGGCCAGCACAGCATTCGCATCAATGATCAGTGGCGCTTGTGCTTCGTCTGGTCAGCCGACGGGCCGACGGAGGTCGAGATCGTCGCCTATCATTAG
- a CDS encoding HigA family addiction module antitoxin, whose amino-acid sequence MTDKLPPIHPGEILREDFMLPLGLSSNALARAIGVTPTRINEIVRERRGITAETALRLARFFGTSVDLWMNLQQRYDLERAKDLLGDSLEQITPMHLAA is encoded by the coding sequence ATGACCGACAAACTGCCCCCGATTCACCCCGGAGAGATCCTGCGCGAGGATTTCATGCTGCCGCTGGGCCTCTCCAGCAACGCCCTCGCGCGTGCGATCGGCGTCACTCCCACACGGATCAACGAGATCGTGCGCGAAAGGCGTGGGATCACGGCCGAGACCGCCCTGCGACTCGCCCGCTTTTTCGGTACCTCGGTGGATCTCTGGATGAACCTGCAACAGCGTTACGATCTGGAACGCGCGAAGGATCTGCTCGGCGATTCACTTGAACAGATTACGCCCATGCACCTTGCGGCCTGA
- a CDS encoding putative toxin-antitoxin system toxin component, PIN family, whose amino-acid sequence MSALRVVLDTNVLLSGIAYPASIPGKLVAAWRHGALDVVLSDYILGELRRVLPKLAHRHGLGATEIDDLVDALAIQAELVEPEAMDEPALGDIHDQPVLGTLIAARRTGQADLLITGDKALLALRDRYPIQTPAELWAAHGGP is encoded by the coding sequence GTGTCCGCCCTGCGCGTCGTGCTTGATACCAACGTCCTGCTCTCCGGCATCGCATACCCCGCCAGCATCCCCGGGAAACTCGTCGCCGCGTGGCGACATGGCGCGCTGGATGTGGTGCTCTCCGACTACATTCTCGGGGAGCTGCGGCGAGTGCTGCCCAAGCTCGCGCACCGGCATGGCCTCGGCGCCACGGAGATCGACGACCTCGTCGACGCGCTTGCGATCCAGGCCGAGCTGGTCGAGCCGGAGGCGATGGACGAACCCGCGCTCGGGGATATCCACGACCAGCCCGTGCTGGGCACACTGATCGCCGCGCGCCGAACCGGACAGGCGGATTTGCTCATCACCGGCGACAAGGCCCTGCTCGCGCTGCGGGACCGCTATCCCATTCAGACGCCGGCCGAACTCTGGGCCGCGCACGGCGGGCCCTGA
- a CDS encoding type II toxin-antitoxin system Phd/YefM family antitoxin encodes MISETSAVALRQNLGDMLNQVQYRHDSILIKRDGKPVAALVDARLFERIRRMQARFDALCQRIEAGYATVPEAEGLAEIDAAVADIRAGR; translated from the coding sequence ATGATCAGCGAAACCAGTGCCGTTGCCCTCCGCCAGAACCTCGGCGACATGCTCAACCAGGTGCAGTACCGTCATGACAGCATCCTCATCAAACGGGACGGCAAGCCGGTGGCAGCTCTGGTGGATGCCCGCCTATTCGAGCGCATCCGTCGCATGCAGGCCCGCTTCGACGCCTTGTGCCAGCGCATTGAGGCCGGATACGCCACGGTGCCGGAGGCGGAGGGCCTGGCCGAGATCGACGCGGCGGTGGCCGACATCCGCGCCGGGCGCTGA
- a CDS encoding phosphodiester glycosidase family protein: MEVIDSGSGPDAADPPLESAFRSEGCVAGVNGGFFHPDRQPSGLVISKGRRINRFETAKLLSGVIYSDERGIHLVRRGRFQDHPSITALLQTGPYLVEDGRSVRGLSATDPRRRTFIATDWRGHWVIGATTSNLTLAELGEILAFPGVLTRWRVDRAINLDGGSSTGFFFDRGADRAPVTLQPWKRVRNLLGICPR, encoded by the coding sequence TTGGAAGTCATCGATTCGGGGTCCGGCCCCGACGCGGCTGACCCGCCGCTGGAGTCCGCCTTCCGCAGCGAGGGCTGCGTGGCCGGGGTCAACGGCGGCTTCTTCCATCCGGATCGGCAGCCGTCCGGGCTCGTGATTTCCAAAGGACGACGGATCAATCGCTTCGAGACCGCAAAACTCCTGAGCGGCGTGATCTACAGCGACGAGCGCGGCATCCACCTCGTCCGGCGTGGCCGGTTCCAAGATCACCCGAGCATCACAGCCTTGTTGCAGACCGGACCCTATCTCGTGGAAGACGGACGCTCGGTGCGGGGTCTGTCGGCCACCGATCCGCGGCGGCGTACCTTCATTGCTACGGATTGGCGCGGACACTGGGTCATCGGTGCGACCACGAGCAATCTCACCCTCGCCGAACTCGGGGAAATTCTCGCTTTCCCGGGCGTCCTGACGCGTTGGAGGGTCGATCGCGCCATCAACCTCGACGGCGGATCCTCGACGGGATTCTTCTTCGACCGCGGCGCCGACCGGGCTCCAGTGACCCTGCAACCCTGGAAACGCGTGAGGAACCTGCTCGGAATCTGCCCGCGTTGA
- a CDS encoding GNAT family N-acetyltransferase has product MNAVRFPDGYRLESLRKSHPRSVFRCGQAQVDDWLATKALQNQDKRLSATKALIAAAGDIAGFYTLATAQIDFSDLPPELCRHLPRRDLPVAVLAWLGVDAGHQGLGLGHRLLAQALVDCHLASRIFPVVAVIHDCIDEPAKAFYRRWDFRELPGYRQRLYLSWKQLDAMLQGH; this is encoded by the coding sequence ATGAACGCCGTCCGTTTCCCCGACGGCTACCGTCTCGAATCCCTTCGCAAGAGCCACCCGCGCTCGGTCTTCCGCTGCGGCCAAGCACAGGTCGACGACTGGCTCGCCACCAAGGCGCTGCAGAATCAGGACAAGCGCCTGTCTGCAACGAAGGCGCTGATCGCAGCAGCGGGAGACATTGCCGGGTTCTATACGCTCGCAACCGCTCAAATCGACTTCTCCGACCTGCCGCCGGAGCTCTGCCGACACCTGCCGCGCCGGGATCTACCGGTGGCGGTACTGGCCTGGCTCGGCGTGGACGCGGGGCACCAAGGTCTGGGTCTCGGGCACCGCCTGCTCGCGCAGGCGCTCGTGGATTGTCACCTGGCGAGCCGGATCTTCCCGGTCGTGGCGGTCATCCACGACTGCATCGACGAGCCGGCCAAGGCGTTCTATCGGCGCTGGGACTTCCGCGAGTTGCCGGGTTACCGGCAACGCCTCTACCTGAGTTGGAAGCAGCTCGACGCCATGCTGCAGGGCCATTGA
- a CDS encoding DUF1778 domain-containing protein produces MTSPSTSLMVRLDAVSKDSVAQAAKLRHVSISDYVRTVVVAQAQRELSAARQRVIALTADEQLAFWQALDEPARLTEAQQALGALMRGE; encoded by the coding sequence ATGACCAGCCCGTCGACCAGTCTCATGGTCCGTCTCGACGCCGTCAGCAAGGACAGCGTCGCGCAGGCGGCGAAGCTGCGCCACGTCAGTATCAGCGATTACGTGCGTACGGTCGTCGTCGCTCAGGCGCAACGCGAGCTGAGCGCCGCCCGGCAGCGCGTCATCGCCCTGACCGCCGACGAGCAGCTCGCCTTTTGGCAAGCGCTCGACGAGCCGGCTCGGCTCACCGAGGCGCAGCAAGCACTCGGTGCCTTGATGCGGGGCGAATGA
- the traN gene encoding conjugal transfer protein TraN has protein sequence MRPSERYPLPVRVLTGFLCIALAWTPWASVWGDDFADAIDAGKETGRAAAGALTLPALSGDSLSMPGGNLRLDALFPGAAGGDPASFSGLYGNHHGTLIQGQQAQGALISEGSATGEAYRTLRGAVERSRADMRIDPLWAQTDDVLDNFEAIAETFGHCETETTFDNGTREVHVQDLRTCDRLTPQGGSCSWYHDYEFPAPDSLVSVTGGAELESCGPGCKRVVLERTGVWHGSAQLALQTPLDGGFGVSDPSRVTDIRVTLAFEERPAQPEPEEGFFLERYQGWYSATFPGVNRMQTTAFGYTAQSMTQALRNGGDFHLRHGHAWTFTDGTLPEKGCAWCIPQVYDAAWTGGIRLEVEIRYVSRPLRSLWGANDGCHDLLETLGSDFCSGTVECLGSPPLAADGCYENADVRVCPDAMATPPVAGQNPFCTQIKVTASCSGFNQGPMSCWTDPQGQLQCPYNDGDQPSDCIALEEDPACGFIKSECVEGAVDNRGTCFLFEETWDCGTTRTIPFLERNRTLDCAGPVRCLGTDCAEFPEEQSTDFAKAVGALQTVQMAVSDMQCTPGGSCRVFSGSAHQCKRAVGGIVNCCTRPQGVSLADYVSLIFALGKIDAAIMGLDKGAMIRGSWETLRQPVTATWSAVKESFTSVANSFTGKTAAAATDAAAEVGLSAVKQAILKQTAEWAAQLFGDAAVNALFSTTSGGVAVTGGVVAEGSVLQLGGGTAWLGTAMAWAMYAYMIYTVVMILIRIIWTCEQSEFELGAKRELRACHRVGSYCRKEVLTWCVEKRESYCCFNTPLARILNQQIRPQLGRDWGEAESPECSGIDIRDFARVDWTRVNLDEWLAILYETGHFPTLETLTVEDLTGAGSPLAVRATGRPDAATRTTQRSDGLDSEEVRKEAESELWRETLPALPAE, from the coding sequence GTGCGACCTTCTGAGCGGTATCCCCTCCCGGTTCGGGTCCTGACCGGCTTCCTCTGCATCGCCCTGGCCTGGACCCCTTGGGCGTCGGTGTGGGGCGACGATTTCGCCGACGCGATCGATGCCGGCAAGGAAACCGGTCGCGCGGCGGCCGGCGCCCTGACCTTGCCGGCACTCTCGGGCGATAGCCTGTCGATGCCCGGCGGGAACCTGCGTCTCGACGCGCTCTTCCCCGGCGCCGCCGGGGGCGACCCGGCGAGCTTCTCCGGGCTCTACGGCAATCACCACGGCACCCTGATTCAAGGCCAACAGGCCCAAGGTGCGCTGATCTCCGAGGGCTCGGCGACCGGCGAGGCGTACCGCACCCTGCGCGGCGCGGTCGAGCGCTCCCGTGCCGACATGCGCATCGATCCGCTGTGGGCGCAGACCGACGACGTGCTCGACAACTTCGAGGCGATCGCCGAGACCTTCGGCCATTGCGAGACCGAGACGACCTTCGACAACGGGACCCGCGAGGTCCATGTCCAGGACCTGCGCACCTGCGATCGACTCACGCCGCAAGGCGGCTCCTGCTCCTGGTATCACGACTATGAGTTCCCGGCGCCGGACAGCCTCGTGTCGGTCACCGGCGGAGCTGAGCTCGAGAGCTGCGGACCCGGCTGCAAGCGGGTCGTGCTGGAGCGCACCGGAGTCTGGCACGGGTCCGCGCAGCTGGCCCTGCAGACGCCGTTGGACGGCGGCTTCGGCGTGAGCGATCCGTCGCGGGTGACGGACATTCGGGTGACCCTTGCCTTCGAGGAGCGCCCGGCGCAGCCCGAACCCGAGGAGGGATTCTTCCTCGAGCGCTACCAGGGGTGGTATTCGGCGACCTTTCCGGGCGTGAACCGCATGCAGACGACCGCGTTCGGCTATACCGCCCAGTCGATGACGCAAGCGCTGCGCAACGGGGGCGATTTCCACCTGCGCCACGGCCATGCCTGGACCTTCACCGACGGCACCCTACCGGAGAAGGGCTGCGCCTGGTGCATTCCGCAGGTCTACGACGCCGCCTGGACCGGCGGAATCCGGCTCGAGGTGGAAATCCGCTACGTCTCCCGACCGCTGCGCAGTCTCTGGGGCGCGAACGACGGTTGCCATGACCTGCTCGAGACCCTCGGCAGCGACTTCTGCAGCGGCACGGTCGAATGCTTGGGCTCGCCCCCGCTCGCCGCGGACGGCTGTTACGAGAACGCCGACGTGCGCGTTTGCCCGGACGCCATGGCGACCCCGCCCGTGGCCGGTCAGAACCCCTTCTGCACGCAGATCAAGGTGACCGCGAGCTGCTCGGGGTTCAACCAAGGGCCGATGTCGTGCTGGACCGATCCGCAGGGACAGCTCCAATGCCCCTACAACGATGGCGATCAACCCTCCGACTGCATTGCCTTGGAAGAGGATCCCGCCTGCGGCTTCATCAAATCCGAATGCGTCGAGGGGGCCGTCGACAACCGCGGAACCTGTTTTCTGTTTGAAGAGACCTGGGACTGCGGCACCACCCGCACCATCCCGTTCCTGGAGCGCAACCGCACGCTGGACTGTGCCGGTCCGGTGCGCTGCCTGGGCACCGACTGCGCCGAGTTTCCCGAGGAGCAGTCCACGGACTTCGCCAAGGCGGTCGGGGCCTTGCAGACCGTGCAGATGGCGGTCTCGGACATGCAGTGCACGCCGGGCGGAAGCTGCCGGGTGTTCTCGGGCAGCGCCCATCAGTGCAAACGCGCGGTCGGGGGGATCGTCAACTGCTGTACGCGACCCCAAGGCGTGTCGCTGGCGGATTACGTGAGTCTGATCTTCGCACTCGGGAAAATCGATGCCGCGATCATGGGGCTCGACAAAGGGGCGATGATCCGCGGTTCCTGGGAGACGCTGCGCCAGCCCGTCACCGCCACCTGGAGCGCGGTCAAGGAATCGTTCACCAGCGTGGCCAACAGCTTCACCGGCAAGACCGCGGCGGCCGCGACCGATGCCGCGGCCGAGGTCGGCCTGAGCGCCGTCAAACAAGCCATTCTGAAGCAAACCGCGGAATGGGCCGCACAGCTCTTCGGCGATGCCGCGGTCAATGCGCTCTTCTCGACCACGAGCGGCGGGGTGGCGGTCACCGGCGGCGTGGTGGCGGAAGGCTCGGTGCTGCAGCTCGGCGGCGGCACGGCCTGGCTCGGCACGGCGATGGCCTGGGCGATGTATGCCTACATGATCTACACGGTCGTGATGATCCTGATCCGCATCATCTGGACCTGCGAGCAGAGCGAGTTCGAGCTGGGCGCCAAACGCGAGCTGCGCGCCTGCCATCGCGTCGGCTCCTACTGCAGGAAGGAGGTGCTGACCTGGTGCGTGGAAAAGCGCGAGAGTTACTGCTGCTTCAACACCCCGCTCGCGCGGATCTTGAACCAGCAGATCCGCCCGCAGCTCGGGCGCGACTGGGGCGAGGCCGAATCGCCGGAGTGCTCCGGGATCGACATCCGGGACTTCGCGCGCGTCGACTGGACCCGGGTGAATCTCGACGAGTGGCTGGCGATCCTCTACGAGACCGGGCACTTCCCGACCCTCGAGACCCTCACCGTCGAGGACTTGACCGGCGCGGGCAGCCCCTTGGCCGTGCGCGCCACAGGGCGGCCGGATGCGGCGACGCGCACCACGCAACGCAGCGACGGACTCGACAGCGAAGAGGTCCGCAAGGAGGCCGAGTCCGAACTCTGGCGCGAGACGCTTCCGGCTCTGCCTGCCGAGTAG
- a CDS encoding TraU family protein: MKAPTLPRRAGPILLCVALLTATLGAADAADPACPDAELFSGKLITDVCWACLFPIRIAGMPLFGGTAPAGAASAPFCACNDALGVPHPGFTVGMWEPARLIELVHAPRCAPALGGIRLPLGSRRLLGTAGQAEYDASDTSFYNFHWYAFPLLILLDLFWDDRCNPDGYVDLDLLYLSELDPTWNHDELAFFTNPEAAWLANPVALAACLADAAASTAGTPIDALFWCAGTWGNLYPFTGRGPTVGARARETSLASARSLAALHRRGLARRTMGNDALCGSPIAPFLPKSQYKLSMFYPLPETQRAHVIGESPLTWGEWRNIPAVGEDHLYLLWRWNDCCATF; this comes from the coding sequence ATGAAGGCACCCACCCTGCCCCGCCGCGCCGGCCCGATCCTGCTCTGCGTGGCCCTTCTGACGGCAACGCTCGGCGCGGCCGATGCTGCCGACCCCGCCTGCCCGGATGCCGAGCTGTTCTCGGGCAAGCTGATCACCGATGTCTGCTGGGCCTGTCTGTTTCCGATCCGCATCGCCGGCATGCCGCTGTTCGGCGGCACCGCTCCGGCGGGTGCAGCCTCCGCCCCCTTCTGTGCCTGCAACGACGCCCTCGGCGTGCCGCATCCGGGCTTTACCGTCGGGATGTGGGAGCCCGCACGGCTGATCGAGCTGGTTCATGCGCCGCGCTGCGCCCCGGCCCTGGGCGGGATCCGCCTGCCGCTCGGCAGTCGCCGTCTGCTCGGGACCGCGGGGCAAGCCGAGTACGACGCAAGCGACACCTCCTTCTACAACTTCCATTGGTACGCCTTCCCGCTGCTGATCCTGCTGGACCTGTTCTGGGACGACCGCTGCAACCCGGACGGCTACGTCGATCTGGACCTGCTCTATCTCTCCGAGCTGGATCCGACCTGGAACCACGACGAGCTGGCCTTCTTCACCAATCCCGAGGCCGCCTGGCTCGCCAATCCGGTCGCCCTGGCCGCCTGTCTGGCCGATGCCGCCGCGTCCACCGCGGGCACCCCGATCGATGCGCTCTTCTGGTGTGCCGGGACCTGGGGCAACCTCTATCCCTTCACCGGGCGCGGGCCGACCGTCGGCGCGCGTGCGCGCGAAACCAGCCTGGCCTCGGCCCGGTCGCTGGCGGCCCTGCATCGCCGCGGTCTCGCGCGTCGCACCATGGGCAACGATGCCCTGTGCGGCTCCCCGATCGCGCCCTTCCTCCCGAAGAGCCAGTACAAGCTCTCGATGTTCTATCCCCTGCCCGAGACGCAGCGCGCCCATGTGATCGGCGAAAGCCCGTTGACGTGGGGGGAGTGGCGCAACATCCCCGCGGTCGGGGAGGACCATCTCTATCTGCTGTGGCGCTGGAACGACTGCTGTGCGACCTTCTGA
- a CDS encoding TrbC family F-type conjugative pilus assembly protein yields MLLLLAQTASSHAGERAELRALRDQAGAIQETVSGTTLPEWLRNPPSASTRAGEALGAAERERMQRLTTAQMPAVPDTDATPTQTITLLVSRALGAAALRDIFASAARPDVRVVFRGVAEGEPLVDFMRGIHAELEGLDPMPAVALDPTPFREAGAESVPLMILSGPDGEIARVAGLSDPAWLQAQVAAGRTGDLGVRGPVERISEPDMLEEIARRVAALDLAALREQALARYWTRAVFEHLPAAREPRTRVIDPLIEAKADIALPDGTLLVRSGERLNPLDRLAFGLRLVVFDPTEPAQVRMARMLGESAGALRPVYLATRFDREAGWEGFRAVEDALDETVYLLTPDVRERFALERVPASVEAAGRVFLVREHPPEDPR; encoded by the coding sequence GTGTTGCTCCTGCTCGCCCAGACGGCCTCCTCCCACGCCGGCGAGCGCGCCGAGCTGCGGGCGCTGCGCGATCAGGCGGGGGCCATCCAAGAGACGGTCTCCGGCACGACACTTCCGGAGTGGCTCCGGAATCCGCCCAGCGCGTCCACACGGGCGGGCGAGGCCCTCGGCGCGGCCGAGCGCGAACGGATGCAGCGACTGACCACCGCGCAAATGCCCGCCGTCCCCGATACGGACGCAACCCCGACGCAGACCATCACGCTCTTGGTCTCGCGCGCGCTGGGCGCGGCCGCCCTGCGCGACATCTTCGCCTCTGCCGCCCGACCCGACGTGCGGGTCGTCTTTCGCGGGGTGGCCGAAGGCGAACCGCTGGTGGACTTCATGCGCGGGATCCACGCCGAGCTTGAAGGGCTCGATCCGATGCCCGCGGTCGCGCTCGACCCGACACCTTTTCGCGAGGCCGGTGCCGAGTCGGTCCCGCTGATGATCCTGTCCGGACCCGACGGGGAGATCGCACGGGTCGCCGGCCTGTCGGATCCGGCCTGGCTGCAGGCGCAGGTGGCGGCCGGTCGGACCGGGGACCTCGGTGTGCGCGGCCCGGTCGAGAGGATCTCCGAACCGGACATGCTCGAGGAGATCGCGCGCCGGGTTGCCGCGCTGGATCTTGCAGCCCTGCGCGAGCAGGCACTCGCGCGCTACTGGACACGCGCGGTCTTCGAACATCTGCCGGCCGCGCGGGAGCCCCGCACGCGGGTGATCGATCCCCTGATCGAGGCGAAGGCCGACATCGCCCTGCCGGACGGCACGCTACTGGTGCGCTCCGGCGAGCGGCTCAATCCGCTCGATCGCCTGGCCTTCGGGCTGCGTCTGGTGGTGTTCGATCCGACCGAGCCGGCTCAGGTCCGCATGGCGCGCATGCTAGGCGAGAGCGCCGGGGCGCTGCGCCCGGTCTATCTGGCGACCCGTTTCGATCGCGAGGCCGGCTGGGAGGGTTTTCGCGCAGTCGAGGATGCCCTGGACGAGACGGTCTATCTGCTCACCCCGGACGTGCGTGAACGCTTCGCCCTGGAGCGCGTGCCGGCGAGCGTCGAGGCCGCGGGGCGGGTGTTCCTGGTGCGCGAGCATCCGCCCGAGGATCCCCGATGA
- the lepB gene encoding signal peptidase I has protein sequence MSAGTHIADTPAARLARTIRHGLPVLLLILASMLYLGTRYRIAIDDQVDKCLPPYTVFLVDRHDDAIARDGLYAFPAGERMAPFFPMQMQVVKRVVGLPGDTVSVTAQTTRVEGRTVGEGLDLAGTLGAPAAQFVRVVVVPADAVWIMGATRDSFDSRYWGPLPRQQIIGRAYALF, from the coding sequence ATGAGCGCAGGCACCCACATCGCCGACACGCCCGCGGCCCGCCTCGCGCGCACCATCCGGCACGGCCTGCCGGTGCTGCTCCTCATCCTGGCCTCGATGCTGTATCTGGGGACGCGCTATCGCATCGCGATCGACGATCAGGTCGACAAGTGCCTGCCGCCCTACACGGTCTTTCTGGTGGATCGCCACGACGACGCGATCGCGCGCGACGGCCTCTACGCCTTTCCCGCCGGCGAGCGCATGGCGCCGTTCTTCCCGATGCAGATGCAGGTCGTCAAGCGGGTCGTCGGTCTGCCCGGAGACACGGTCTCGGTCACGGCGCAGACCACGCGGGTGGAAGGGCGAACGGTCGGCGAAGGTCTGGATCTGGCCGGCACGCTCGGCGCGCCCGCAGCGCAGTTCGTCCGCGTGGTCGTGGTCCCCGCCGACGCGGTGTGGATCATGGGTGCCACCCGCGACAGCTTCGACTCGCGCTACTGGGGACCGCTGCCGCGTCAGCAGATTATCGGGCGGGCCTATGCGCTTTTTTAA